In one Corallococcus sp. EGB genomic region, the following are encoded:
- a CDS encoding glutamate synthase subunit beta, with protein sequence MGKPTGFMEWQRVHAPKRDKVERLEDWRELHLPLPADEAKRQAGRCMDCGVPFCHQGCPLGNLIPDFNDAVYRGQWKEAYQVLSRTNTFPEFTGRLCPAPCEAACVLAIDRDAVTIEQMEKEISERAFAEGWVKARPPARRTGKRVAVVGSGPAGLAAAAQLNAAGHSVTVYEKDARAGGLLRYGIPDFKLEKAVLDRRLALMEAEGIVFRTGEDVAVTPGWRALREQYDGVVLALGARKARELDVPGRELSGVVQAMDYLEHQNRVVTAGAPPDARLEARGRRVIILGGGDTGSDCLGTALRQGAVSVTQVELLPAPPQVRSKDNPWPRWPLVFRTSSSQEEGGERAFAMMTKRLEGADGQLERLHAVRVEVQREPGGAMKLVEVPGSEQVFEVDLLVLAMGFTGPDTDRLVEELGVTLSPRGTVQVDARFATSAPGVYCAGDASRGASLIVWALADGREAARALDTWLSGAASALPTRGQDCAF encoded by the coding sequence ATGGGCAAGCCCACGGGTTTCATGGAGTGGCAGCGCGTCCACGCGCCCAAGCGGGACAAGGTGGAGCGCCTGGAGGACTGGCGTGAATTGCACCTGCCGCTGCCCGCGGACGAGGCGAAGCGGCAGGCGGGGCGCTGCATGGACTGCGGCGTCCCCTTCTGCCACCAGGGCTGTCCCCTGGGGAACCTCATCCCGGACTTCAACGACGCGGTGTACCGGGGCCAGTGGAAGGAGGCGTACCAGGTGCTCAGCCGCACCAACACCTTCCCGGAGTTCACCGGACGGCTGTGCCCCGCGCCGTGCGAGGCCGCGTGCGTGCTCGCCATCGACCGGGACGCGGTCACCATCGAGCAGATGGAGAAGGAGATCTCCGAGCGCGCCTTCGCGGAGGGCTGGGTGAAGGCCCGGCCTCCGGCGCGGCGCACGGGCAAGCGCGTGGCGGTGGTGGGCTCCGGGCCCGCGGGCCTGGCGGCGGCGGCGCAGCTCAACGCGGCCGGGCACAGCGTGACGGTGTACGAGAAGGACGCTCGCGCCGGAGGCCTGCTGCGCTACGGCATCCCGGACTTCAAGCTGGAGAAGGCGGTGCTGGACCGCCGGCTCGCGCTGATGGAGGCGGAGGGCATCGTCTTCCGCACCGGCGAGGACGTGGCGGTCACTCCCGGTTGGCGCGCGCTGCGCGAGCAGTACGACGGCGTGGTGCTGGCGCTGGGCGCGCGCAAGGCCCGCGAGCTGGACGTCCCGGGCCGCGAGCTGTCCGGCGTGGTGCAGGCCATGGACTACCTGGAGCACCAGAACCGGGTGGTGACGGCGGGCGCGCCGCCGGACGCGCGCCTGGAGGCCCGGGGCAGGCGGGTGATCATCCTGGGCGGCGGCGACACGGGCTCGGACTGCCTGGGCACGGCGCTGCGCCAGGGCGCGGTGAGCGTGACGCAGGTGGAGCTCCTGCCCGCGCCGCCGCAGGTGCGCTCGAAGGACAACCCGTGGCCGCGCTGGCCGCTGGTGTTCCGCACGTCGTCCAGCCAGGAGGAGGGCGGCGAGCGCGCCTTCGCGATGATGACGAAGCGGCTGGAGGGCGCGGACGGTCAGCTCGAGCGGCTGCACGCGGTGCGCGTGGAGGTGCAGCGCGAGCCGGGCGGCGCGATGAAGCTGGTGGAGGTCCCTGGCTCCGAGCAGGTGTTCGAGGTGGACCTGCTGGTGCTGGCCATGGGCTTCACCGGGCCGGACACGGACCGGCTGGTGGAGGAGCTGGGCGTGACGCTGTCTCCACGCGGCACGGTGCAGGTGGACGCGAGGTTCGCCACCTCCGCGCCGGGCGTGTACTGCGCGGGCGACGCCAGCCGGGGCGCGAGCCTCATCGTCTGGGCGCTCGCGGACGGCCGCGAGGCGGCGCGCGCGCTGGACACCTGGCTGTCCGGCGCCGCCTCCGCGCTGCCCACGCGCGGCCAGGACTGCGCGTTCTAG
- a CDS encoding AraC family transcriptional regulator, which produces MIRFGPWSTTLGLAAGFGTLVSVLLLTAAGNRPANRLLAALLGVSVLRLMPYVLGFAGFYDAHPWLSFAPFDLGLATGPLLYLYVRRLVTPRLPARAWRHFVPAGVMLGYTLCAFALPLEQKLRWNDSIHEPWIAPIESAANMVSLAAYLVATVRFHGRYQRWLLEHVSDQDSHRQPWIATVLVSLELSWTATVGFAFVDRFLTPLSYYDRFPQYLLFAAIVLWLGLEGWRHAGHRFPQWALRTDGAPVPDRDWSALAAGWEARIRSAGWWREPGLTLSEVARRLGTNESYASRAFNRGLGRNFNAVINAMRVAAVQERLCSGDPTPLLTMALEAGFASKASFNRIFREHTGLSPTAWRTAQQTKNRAQPGLETTEGDVPA; this is translated from the coding sequence GTGATTCGATTCGGACCGTGGAGCACCACCCTGGGGCTGGCCGCGGGCTTTGGCACGCTGGTCTCCGTGCTGCTCCTGACGGCCGCTGGGAACCGCCCGGCGAACCGGCTCCTGGCCGCGTTGCTCGGCGTCTCCGTGCTGCGGCTGATGCCCTATGTGCTGGGCTTCGCGGGCTTCTATGACGCGCATCCCTGGCTGTCGTTCGCGCCGTTCGACCTGGGCCTCGCGACCGGACCGCTGCTCTACCTCTACGTCCGCCGTCTCGTGACGCCCAGGCTGCCCGCTCGCGCGTGGCGGCACTTCGTTCCCGCGGGCGTCATGCTCGGCTACACGCTGTGCGCGTTCGCGCTGCCTCTTGAGCAGAAGCTGCGCTGGAATGACTCCATCCACGAGCCCTGGATTGCTCCCATCGAATCCGCCGCGAACATGGTCTCGCTCGCGGCGTACCTGGTGGCCACGGTCCGCTTCCACGGCCGCTATCAACGCTGGCTCCTGGAGCATGTCAGCGACCAGGACTCGCACCGCCAGCCGTGGATCGCGACCGTGCTCGTGTCGCTGGAGCTGAGCTGGACCGCGACCGTGGGCTTCGCGTTCGTGGACCGGTTCCTGACGCCCCTGAGCTACTACGACCGGTTTCCCCAGTACCTGCTCTTCGCGGCCATCGTCCTCTGGCTGGGACTGGAGGGCTGGCGCCATGCCGGACATCGCTTCCCTCAGTGGGCACTCCGCACTGACGGTGCTCCCGTTCCGGACCGCGACTGGTCCGCCCTGGCCGCCGGTTGGGAAGCACGCATCCGGAGCGCGGGATGGTGGCGCGAGCCGGGCCTGACCCTCTCCGAGGTCGCCCGCCGGCTGGGGACCAATGAGAGCTATGCCTCGCGAGCCTTCAACCGGGGACTGGGCCGCAACTTCAACGCCGTCATCAACGCCATGCGCGTGGCCGCCGTGCAGGAACGCCTGTGCTCCGGTGATCCCACGCCCCTGTTGACGATGGCGCTGGAGGCAGGCTTCGCGTCCAAGGCCAGCTTCAACCGGATCTTCCGCGAGCACACCGGCCTCAGCCCCACGGCCTGGCGGACGGCTCAACAAACGAAAAACCGCGCGCAGCCAGGACTTGAGACGACGGAAGGGGACGTGCCGGCATAG
- the gltB gene encoding glutamate synthase large subunit, with protein sequence MPFTLPPRYGLYEPETEHDACGVGFVAHIRGQRSRGIVEDALELLNRLSHRAAAGRDPETGDGAGILVQLPHRFFNHEAPRLGFELPPRRQYGVAQVFLPPEPEARRACEALFEDVVEEEGQRLLGWRDVPVAPEELGPLAREAAPVIRQLFIARRRVVPSAFERKLYRIRKLVENRVLARGVDPRGRFHVASCSSETLIYKGLLLPRQLPRFYADLRHPEFVSALALVHSRFSTNTFPTWELAQPFRFIAHNGEINTLRGNRNWMTARRGLLQTAKLGGSLEPLWPIIVPGKSDSAQFDNMVELLYLGGRTLPHAMMMMIPEAWEGHKQMGDERRAFYEYSASLLEPWDGPAAIAFTDGQLIGATLDRNGLRPARYLVTEDDRIILASETGVIDVPSSQVRRKGRLTPGRMLLVDTTEGRILEDEEVKRDITSRWPYRRWLQRNVFTFEDLPSVPAPARVKGEALWRLQRAFGYTDEDVRTTLVPMAETGKEPTGSMGTDTPLAVLSDQAPTLFNYFHQLFAQVTNPPIDPLREALVMTLATALGPEGNTFEETPEQCHRLSLPGPILTNGQLARLANLRGDTGLFEPRPLSLLYPHAGGAAVALEVAVERLCTAAVEAVDAGASILVLSDRGVDSAHAAIPALLAVSAVHQRLVRDGTRMYTGIVLETAEAREVHHFACLFAYGVSAVNPYLALDTLRALADAGELKVDEDKAQAQYLHGLEEGLLKVMSKMGISTLQSYRGSQLFEAVGLQRSLIEKHFTGTSSRVEGVGLPELGREVVERHARGFGPAADAEEHLLPVGGQFRWRRQGERHKWNPATVAKLQAAVRANDAALFQEYSKLADDETREHSNLRGLLDVVTDGCTPVPLEEVEPARELARRFVTGAMSFGSISAEAHETLAIAMNRLGGRSNSGEGGEESRRYTKDPNGDSRRSAIKQVASARFGVTAEYLVNADELQIKMAQGAKPGEGGQLPGHKVDERIARVRWSTPGVTLISPPPHHDIYSIEDLAQLIYDLQSVNAKARVSVKLVSEVGVGTIAAGVAKAGAGCVVVAGYEGGTGASPLSSLQHAGLPWELGLAETQQVLVHNGLRSRIRVQVDGGLRTARDVLVAALLGAEEFGLATASLVSVGCIMLRKCHLNTCSAGIATQDAALRERYQGTPENVVNFFLLLAEDLRRSMAQLGARTLDELVGRVDRLRQREAVDHWKARKVDLSALLTAPAAPATEPRHCQTPHRKDVSDHLDHELLTKAQSVLAGGPPLMLSMPVANTHRAVGAMLSGEIARRHGAQGLPDGKLRVKLKGSAGQSFGAFLASGVTLELEGDTNDYLGKGLSGGRIIVYPPEGSRFAPEENVLVGNTVLYGATAGEVYLRGLAGERFAVRNSGAQAVVEGVGDHGCEYMTGGVVVVLGQTGRNFAAGMSGGTAYVLDRERSFRERCNLEMVELESLVDESEIWLVHGMIERHLHHTGSALARRVLDNWELMVPQFMKVMPSDYKRVLQARRAARRPPPASGVQQLHVVGGGA encoded by the coding sequence ATGCCGTTCACCCTTCCTCCGCGCTACGGGCTGTACGAGCCGGAGACCGAGCACGACGCATGCGGTGTGGGCTTCGTGGCCCACATCCGGGGACAGCGCTCCCGGGGCATCGTGGAGGACGCGCTGGAGCTGCTCAACCGGCTGAGCCACCGCGCCGCGGCGGGGCGAGACCCGGAGACGGGCGACGGCGCCGGCATCCTGGTGCAGCTGCCGCACCGCTTCTTCAACCACGAAGCGCCGCGGCTGGGCTTCGAGCTGCCGCCGCGCCGCCAGTACGGCGTGGCGCAGGTGTTCCTGCCGCCGGAGCCGGAGGCGCGCCGCGCGTGCGAGGCGCTGTTCGAGGACGTGGTGGAGGAGGAGGGGCAGCGGCTGCTCGGCTGGCGCGACGTGCCGGTGGCGCCGGAGGAGCTGGGGCCGCTCGCCCGGGAGGCGGCGCCGGTCATCCGGCAGCTCTTCATCGCGCGGCGGCGCGTGGTGCCCAGCGCCTTCGAGCGCAAGCTCTACCGCATCCGCAAGCTGGTGGAGAACCGCGTGCTGGCGCGCGGCGTGGATCCGCGGGGGCGCTTCCACGTGGCCAGCTGTTCGTCGGAGACGCTCATCTACAAGGGGCTCCTGCTGCCCCGGCAGCTGCCGCGCTTCTACGCGGACCTGCGGCACCCGGAGTTCGTCAGCGCGCTGGCGCTGGTGCACTCGCGCTTCTCCACCAACACCTTCCCCACGTGGGAGCTGGCGCAGCCGTTCCGCTTCATCGCGCACAACGGTGAAATCAACACCCTGCGTGGCAACCGCAACTGGATGACGGCGCGGCGCGGGCTGCTCCAGACGGCGAAGCTGGGCGGGAGCCTGGAGCCGCTGTGGCCCATCATCGTCCCGGGCAAGAGCGACTCCGCGCAGTTCGACAACATGGTGGAGCTGCTCTACCTGGGCGGCCGCACCCTGCCCCACGCGATGATGATGATGATCCCGGAGGCGTGGGAGGGTCACAAGCAGATGGGCGACGAGCGCCGCGCCTTCTACGAGTACTCCGCGTCCCTGCTGGAGCCGTGGGACGGCCCCGCGGCCATCGCGTTCACGGACGGGCAGCTCATTGGCGCGACGCTGGACCGCAACGGCCTGCGCCCCGCGCGCTACCTGGTGACGGAGGACGACCGCATCATCCTGGCGTCGGAGACGGGCGTCATCGACGTGCCCTCGTCGCAGGTGCGCCGCAAGGGCCGGCTGACGCCGGGCCGCATGCTGCTGGTGGACACCACCGAAGGGCGCATCCTGGAGGACGAGGAGGTGAAGCGCGACATCACCTCGCGCTGGCCCTACCGCCGCTGGCTCCAGCGCAACGTCTTCACCTTCGAGGACCTGCCCTCGGTCCCGGCCCCCGCGCGCGTGAAGGGCGAGGCGCTGTGGCGGCTTCAGCGCGCGTTCGGCTACACGGACGAGGACGTGCGCACCACGCTGGTCCCCATGGCGGAGACGGGCAAGGAGCCCACGGGCTCCATGGGCACGGACACGCCGCTGGCGGTGCTGAGCGACCAGGCCCCCACCCTCTTCAACTACTTCCACCAGCTCTTCGCGCAGGTGACCAACCCGCCCATCGACCCGCTGCGCGAGGCGCTGGTCATGACGCTGGCCACCGCGCTGGGCCCGGAGGGCAACACCTTCGAGGAGACGCCGGAGCAGTGCCACCGGCTGTCGCTGCCCGGCCCCATCCTCACCAATGGACAGCTGGCGCGGCTGGCGAACCTGCGCGGCGACACCGGCCTCTTCGAGCCGCGTCCCTTGAGCCTGCTGTATCCGCACGCGGGCGGCGCGGCGGTGGCGCTGGAGGTCGCGGTGGAGCGGCTGTGCACCGCGGCGGTGGAGGCGGTGGACGCGGGCGCGAGCATCCTCGTGTTGAGCGACCGGGGCGTGGACTCGGCGCACGCCGCCATCCCCGCGCTGCTGGCCGTGTCCGCGGTGCATCAGCGCCTGGTGCGCGACGGCACGCGCATGTACACGGGCATCGTGCTGGAGACGGCGGAGGCGCGCGAGGTGCACCACTTCGCGTGCCTGTTCGCCTACGGCGTGTCCGCGGTGAACCCGTACCTGGCGCTCGACACGCTGCGCGCGCTGGCGGACGCGGGTGAGCTGAAGGTGGACGAGGACAAGGCGCAGGCGCAGTACCTCCACGGCCTGGAGGAGGGCCTGCTCAAGGTGATGTCCAAGATGGGCATCTCCACGCTCCAGTCCTACCGCGGCTCGCAGCTCTTCGAGGCGGTGGGCCTGCAGCGAAGCCTCATCGAGAAGCACTTCACCGGCACGTCGTCGCGCGTGGAGGGCGTGGGCCTGCCGGAATTGGGGCGCGAGGTGGTGGAGCGGCACGCGCGCGGCTTCGGCCCGGCCGCGGACGCGGAGGAGCACCTGTTGCCGGTGGGCGGGCAGTTCCGCTGGCGCCGCCAGGGCGAGCGGCACAAGTGGAACCCGGCCACCGTGGCGAAGCTCCAGGCGGCGGTGCGCGCGAACGACGCGGCGCTGTTCCAGGAGTACTCGAAGCTGGCGGACGATGAGACGCGCGAGCACAGCAACCTGCGCGGCCTCCTGGACGTGGTGACGGACGGCTGCACGCCGGTGCCGCTGGAGGAGGTGGAGCCCGCGCGGGAGCTGGCGCGGCGGTTCGTCACCGGCGCCATGTCCTTCGGGTCCATCAGCGCGGAGGCGCACGAGACGCTGGCCATCGCGATGAACCGGCTGGGCGGCCGGTCCAACAGCGGCGAGGGCGGCGAGGAGTCCCGCCGCTACACCAAGGACCCCAACGGCGACTCGCGCCGCAGCGCCATCAAGCAGGTGGCCAGCGCGCGCTTCGGGGTCACCGCCGAGTACCTGGTCAACGCGGACGAGCTTCAAATCAAGATGGCCCAGGGCGCCAAGCCCGGCGAGGGCGGCCAGCTGCCGGGCCACAAGGTGGATGAGCGGATTGCCCGCGTGCGCTGGAGCACGCCGGGCGTGACGCTCATCTCCCCGCCGCCGCACCACGACATCTACTCCATCGAGGACCTGGCGCAGCTCATCTACGACCTCCAGTCCGTGAACGCGAAGGCGCGCGTGAGCGTGAAGCTGGTGAGCGAGGTGGGCGTGGGCACCATCGCCGCGGGCGTGGCCAAGGCGGGCGCGGGCTGCGTGGTGGTGGCGGGCTACGAGGGCGGCACGGGCGCCTCTCCCCTCTCCAGCCTCCAGCACGCGGGCCTGCCGTGGGAGCTGGGGCTGGCGGAGACGCAGCAGGTGCTGGTGCACAACGGCCTGCGCTCGCGCATCCGCGTGCAGGTGGACGGCGGGCTGCGCACCGCGCGCGACGTGCTGGTGGCGGCGCTGCTGGGCGCGGAGGAGTTCGGCCTGGCCACCGCGAGCCTCGTGTCCGTGGGCTGCATCATGCTGCGCAAGTGCCACCTCAACACCTGCTCGGCGGGCATCGCCACGCAGGACGCGGCCCTGCGCGAGCGCTACCAGGGCACGCCCGAGAACGTCGTGAACTTCTTCCTCCTCCTGGCGGAGGACCTGCGCCGGTCCATGGCGCAGCTGGGTGCGCGCACGCTGGATGAGCTGGTGGGCCGGGTGGACCGCTTGCGCCAGCGCGAGGCGGTGGACCACTGGAAGGCGCGCAAGGTGGACCTGTCCGCCCTGCTCACCGCGCCGGCCGCGCCGGCCACCGAGCCGCGCCACTGCCAGACGCCGCACCGCAAGGACGTGTCGGACCACCTGGACCACGAGCTGCTCACGAAGGCGCAGTCCGTGCTCGCGGGCGGGCCGCCGCTGATGCTGTCCATGCCGGTGGCGAACACGCACCGCGCGGTGGGCGCCATGCTGTCCGGTGAGATTGCCCGCCGCCACGGCGCGCAGGGGCTGCCGGACGGGAAGCTGCGGGTGAAGCTGAAGGGCTCCGCGGGCCAGAGCTTCGGCGCGTTCCTCGCGTCCGGCGTGACGCTGGAGCTGGAGGGCGACACCAACGACTACCTGGGCAAGGGACTGTCCGGCGGACGCATCATCGTCTACCCGCCGGAGGGCAGCCGCTTCGCGCCCGAGGAGAACGTGCTGGTGGGCAACACGGTGCTCTACGGCGCCACGGCCGGCGAGGTGTACCTGCGGGGCCTCGCGGGCGAGCGCTTCGCGGTGCGCAACAGCGGCGCGCAGGCGGTGGTGGAGGGCGTGGGCGACCACGGCTGCGAATACATGACGGGCGGCGTGGTGGTGGTGCTGGGCCAGACGGGCCGCAACTTCGCGGCCGGCATGAGCGGCGGCACCGCCTACGTGCTCGACCGCGAGCGCTCCTTCCGCGAGCGCTGCAACCTGGAGATGGTGGAGCTGGAGTCGCTGGTGGACGAGTCGGAGATCTGGCTCGTGCACGGGATGATTGAGCGCCACCTGCACCACACCGGCAGCGCGCTCGCGCGGCGGGTGCTCGACAACTGGGAGCTGATGGTGCCGCAGTTCATGAAGGTGATGCCGTCCGACTACAAGCGGGTGCTCCAGGCGCGGAGAGCCGCGCGCAGGCCGCCACCGGCCTCGGGTGTGCAGCAGCTCCACGTCGTTGGCGGGGGGGCCTGA
- a CDS encoding ammonium transporter: protein MQKWMAVVLLVAVGVAGLVVAPAAQVKQGGPINAADTAWLLTATALVLLMTPGLSFFYGGMVRLKNVVSTLMQSFIAMAVISVLWVVVGFSLCFGDSFHGLIGDPRTFFMFSGVGGETHPDLAPTVPLLLFALFQLKFAIITPALITGAFAERVRFKAYLLFMVLFSLFIYAPLAHWTWHPEGFLRQWGVLDFAGGTVVHMSAGLAALAGAIVLGRRQVHLTHATHAPANVPFVMLGTGMLWFGWFGFNAGSALSASSLATLAFATTNTASASAMLGWIAFDWLRGRKPSAMGACVGAVVGLVAVTPAAGFITVGQSIVVGLVASFVSNAAVHFKSRTALDDTLDVFPCHGLGGIVGMILTGVLAKDVGLIHGQTHTFLMHMLALVIVSVFSFVGSFILYKIVDRIVPLRVTREQEEEGLDLSQHGETVGEVPTVTLAPPAPAASAPGTPEPAAPSEPVPA from the coding sequence ATGCAGAAGTGGATGGCGGTGGTCCTGCTGGTGGCGGTGGGGGTGGCGGGACTGGTGGTGGCCCCGGCGGCGCAGGTGAAGCAGGGCGGCCCCATCAACGCGGCGGACACGGCCTGGCTGCTCACCGCCACGGCGCTGGTGCTGCTGATGACGCCCGGCCTGTCGTTCTTCTACGGCGGCATGGTGCGGCTGAAGAACGTGGTCTCCACGCTGATGCAGAGCTTCATCGCCATGGCCGTCATCAGCGTGCTGTGGGTCGTCGTGGGCTTCAGCCTTTGCTTCGGCGACAGCTTCCACGGCCTCATCGGGGATCCGCGCACCTTCTTCATGTTCAGCGGCGTGGGCGGTGAGACGCACCCGGACCTGGCGCCCACCGTGCCGCTGCTGCTCTTCGCGCTCTTCCAGCTCAAGTTCGCCATCATCACCCCGGCGCTCATCACCGGCGCGTTCGCGGAGCGCGTGCGCTTCAAGGCGTACCTGCTCTTCATGGTGCTCTTCAGCCTCTTCATCTACGCGCCGCTCGCCCACTGGACGTGGCACCCGGAGGGCTTCCTGCGCCAGTGGGGCGTGCTCGACTTCGCGGGCGGCACCGTGGTGCACATGTCCGCGGGCCTCGCCGCCCTCGCGGGTGCCATCGTCCTGGGCCGCCGTCAGGTGCACCTGACGCACGCCACGCATGCTCCCGCCAATGTGCCCTTCGTGATGCTCGGCACGGGCATGCTGTGGTTCGGCTGGTTCGGCTTCAACGCGGGCTCCGCGCTGTCCGCGTCGTCCCTGGCCACGCTGGCCTTCGCCACCACGAACACGGCCTCCGCCTCCGCGATGCTCGGGTGGATTGCGTTCGACTGGCTGCGCGGCCGCAAGCCCAGCGCCATGGGCGCCTGCGTGGGCGCGGTGGTGGGCCTGGTCGCCGTCACGCCCGCCGCGGGCTTCATCACCGTGGGGCAGAGCATCGTGGTGGGCCTCGTCGCCAGCTTCGTCAGCAACGCCGCCGTGCACTTCAAGAGCCGCACCGCGCTGGATGACACGCTCGACGTCTTCCCCTGCCACGGCCTGGGCGGCATCGTCGGCATGATCCTCACCGGCGTGCTCGCGAAGGACGTGGGCCTCATCCATGGTCAGACGCACACCTTCCTGATGCACATGCTGGCGCTGGTCATCGTCTCCGTCTTCTCCTTCGTGGGGTCGTTCATCCTCTACAAGATCGTGGACCGCATCGTTCCGCTGCGCGTCACCCGTGAGCAGGAGGAGGAGGGCCTGGACTTGAGCCAGCACGGCGAGACCGTGGGCGAGGTCCCCACCGTGACGCTCGCCCCGCCCGCGCCCGCCGCGAGCGCGCCTGGCACGCCGGAGCCTGCCGCCCCGTCGGAGCCCGTGCCCGCGTAA
- a CDS encoding S41 family peptidase → MLLPALALTLLLAVPPPPSNTLDAAKARADVALLRRALENIHPGLYRYRTRAEAQAAFARLEAAASRPITDLVLWREVSLLIAEIHCDHTKVELPEALEAWRRTQPSHLPLRFKLIEGRMIVVSNDGQPGAPPPGAELVAINGMPVPRVLPTLGRTVAYDGSTDQAIAAKLGSDSDLMGDDFNEAWPAFHGFSSRWELDWKRPGERQLTHATLEPIPFTRWTALPWPGSPYRDEFYKAIRWRLDGKVATLRIDTFVNYRNPVDPESFLGSFFKTLKTRGVEHLVLDLRESGGGSDEVAVALLRYLLPEPFVWLKPALLKSIRYGDLSQHIESWGNRQEFFEPPLEDFRRTKEGAWERLPRPDDSARQLQSPSPDRFTGRITVLAGPMNASGATMTLAQLKDKGSVRLVGEESAGSAEGPTAGRIFLLTLPHSGLRIRIPIAWNQTNVDHFLAGRGVPVDETVIPTLLDFESGRDRVAEVAKAPTPLAVPSLASVLAGNWGGTLDYRDFGSDRRVVLPTLLTSTGEGDEVHLAFTFDDGPHKTVRTSQVLWIRADGGVLESEEGDAAQAMRILERRGGPDARELTVVAEGSGHENGAPVEVRMVLLRRGAVLSLSRLTRRPGEPFLLRHVYRLSALP, encoded by the coding sequence ATGCTGCTCCCTGCGCTGGCCCTGACCCTGCTCCTCGCGGTTCCTCCGCCTCCTTCCAACACCCTGGACGCAGCGAAGGCACGCGCTGACGTCGCGCTCCTCCGTCGCGCGCTGGAGAACATCCATCCAGGCCTCTACCGCTATCGCACCAGGGCAGAGGCCCAGGCTGCCTTCGCCCGGTTGGAGGCAGCGGCGTCCCGTCCCATCACGGACTTGGTGCTCTGGCGGGAGGTTTCATTGCTGATCGCGGAGATCCACTGCGACCACACGAAGGTGGAGCTCCCAGAAGCGCTGGAGGCCTGGCGTCGCACCCAGCCCTCTCACCTGCCGCTGCGCTTCAAACTCATCGAAGGCCGGATGATCGTCGTCTCGAACGATGGTCAGCCCGGCGCTCCACCGCCCGGCGCCGAACTCGTCGCCATCAACGGCATGCCTGTGCCCCGTGTGTTGCCCACCCTGGGCCGCACGGTTGCCTATGACGGGAGCACCGACCAGGCCATCGCCGCGAAGCTGGGGTCGGACAGCGACCTCATGGGAGATGACTTCAACGAAGCCTGGCCCGCCTTCCATGGGTTCTCCTCGCGCTGGGAGCTCGACTGGAAGCGCCCGGGAGAGCGCCAGCTCACGCATGCCACCCTGGAGCCCATCCCGTTCACGCGATGGACCGCGCTGCCCTGGCCGGGAAGCCCCTATCGCGACGAGTTCTACAAGGCCATCCGCTGGCGGCTCGACGGCAAGGTCGCCACGCTGCGCATCGACACCTTCGTGAACTACCGCAACCCCGTGGACCCCGAGTCCTTCCTGGGGAGCTTCTTCAAGACGCTGAAGACCCGAGGCGTGGAGCACCTCGTGCTCGACCTCCGGGAGAGCGGCGGGGGTTCGGATGAGGTGGCGGTCGCGCTGTTGCGCTACCTGCTCCCGGAGCCCTTCGTCTGGTTGAAGCCCGCGCTGCTCAAGTCCATCCGCTACGGAGACCTCTCCCAGCACATCGAGAGCTGGGGCAACCGGCAGGAGTTCTTCGAGCCGCCGCTGGAGGACTTCCGGCGCACGAAAGAGGGCGCCTGGGAGCGGCTGCCTCGCCCGGACGACTCCGCACGGCAGCTCCAGTCCCCCTCGCCGGACCGCTTCACCGGACGCATCACGGTCCTCGCCGGGCCCATGAATGCCTCCGGCGCGACGATGACGCTGGCGCAATTGAAGGACAAGGGCAGCGTGCGGCTCGTGGGGGAGGAGAGCGCCGGCAGCGCGGAGGGTCCCACGGCCGGCCGCATCTTCCTGCTGACGCTGCCCCACAGCGGCCTGCGGATCCGCATCCCCATCGCGTGGAACCAGACGAACGTCGACCACTTCCTCGCGGGCCGCGGCGTCCCCGTGGACGAGACGGTCATCCCCACGCTCCTCGACTTCGAGTCAGGACGGGACCGCGTGGCCGAAGTCGCGAAGGCTCCCACGCCGCTCGCCGTCCCCTCGCTTGCGTCCGTGCTGGCGGGGAACTGGGGCGGCACGCTCGACTACCGCGACTTCGGCAGTGACAGGCGCGTCGTCCTCCCCACGCTGCTCACCTCGACGGGGGAGGGAGACGAGGTCCACCTCGCCTTCACCTTCGATGACGGTCCCCACAAGACCGTCCGCACCTCGCAGGTCCTGTGGATCCGCGCGGACGGCGGCGTGCTCGAAAGTGAAGAAGGCGACGCGGCCCAGGCCATGCGCATCCTCGAACGTCGCGGAGGACCTGACGCCCGCGAGCTGACCGTGGTGGCGGAGGGCTCGGGACACGAGAACGGAGCACCCGTCGAGGTACGAATGGTGCTGCTCCGGCGCGGCGCCGTCCTCTCCCTCAGCCGGCTGACACGGCGTCCCGGGGAGCCGTTCCTGCTTCGCCACGTGTACCGGCTGTCCGCACTGCCCTGA